The following proteins come from a genomic window of Euwallacea fornicatus isolate EFF26 chromosome 9, ASM4011564v1, whole genome shotgun sequence:
- the hyd gene encoding E3 ubiquitin-protein ligase hyd isoform X22 produces MSSLQYVVHPLPGTEEQFIDRLKEVADRINRLGHTLHPVLSSLRVGIKKICLSSTSIALLLDDGRICRISYNILSDRLDLSKNDSKRSWLLRSSGGAGGASGGGSGSSGGTGGKPTNGGRGCRTRANTRLIPGQRASRGGTNGSSRGAPVIIGTSASGSARPMVTVPAPYVPEELVSQAQVVLQGKSRNLIIRELQRTNLDVNLAVNNLLSRDDEEGEEGDDAADSYVPEDLISLLDGGFHSDHSVIIDADAMFSEDMFGYAGIRNRSGGGRTGRLSDRDATSGGGSGADRDRENFSRWRDRQYFGPRKWLETALRDNPYEKDADHKKKDSACPLWISDDLEFWPEPAPKFSQIATLYSELIALSSNGQLYQWKWNEHEPYKHPENPNIHHPKTIALNLVNEKVVHLSGCSTRCSVATESGKVATWLDELLAPASNKLEHAAQAYTEFLSDRISALFTCPLYTVAKLESGALYWWGVLPFAQRKRLWEKYRAKCRKQRPSSNQSEIVAGSQVCMKNSPMYQPGAVGFTVSAGVPKIGQLQNAAWTLSDTCTFKIMNVQVQASGEKPKEEARPGSSGSSLYVFKKGSSNKRSEDTLTESSGSNSKSSNSKENTDRLDMPPPPSPASSTCSDTGSTSKRQKKLVVTVSDINLDTRKDEEEWHLRDVIFVEDMRNIPTGRVLKVDGAYAAVRFPSTHSREKEGVKDLDDIFQDCRLMRKDDLQVIKSSSTSRVPDCFQKTPRRIQMSENIGQILTIAVDGLGIHSVVRNGTKLTYCIFNISTGRVEQENPLPSDTTAFMGLCPPLINLTCAGESNQTVLILRDGNNTIYPLAKDCADAIRDPQFLDLPPVKCVAASTVAVPSTSLNMKNQVALVVFALEQQVLMPKILRCDIEGVRQVLGQLDQDLKLNTVTRPSILTERCDGNRNIFHAVLNMCTPPSNKDSDTIQEDPIRYIQVQEDQIPTQSWPPETFDVASGDEDSIMSLGSSAANKGSSHNHSLSNTIVHPSERRSNAMQILHFLLYESSTIESHLIELLCAKDAQGQTPFMLAVSSRSYPAALEIFERIMKLGTAQEREEMIFPKGSNADHSPLHVLCCNDTCSFTWTGAEHINQDIFECRTCGLTGTLCCCTECARVCHKGHDCKLKRTSPTAYCDCWEKCKCKALIMGNQSVRYELLSRLVKDTNLVCLPNSRGESILLFLVQTVGRQNQEQRQFSKSRPRTSSRNKTPSSDIESDMPEHDLEPPRFSRRALECLLSDWKAVKSMIMSGMREPGDLQLNDQPYVSGQSGTTLLDKFTHCFLVKCQMSTDVLAETLIKEMKNPDKKLSDLARFVARRFVRSVVRIFVIFSIEMAPTSSKRRVLNNQNQPLIRCKRLFQSLSKLAIEELCETADSLIAPVRLGVARPTAPFSLATSPNDVLNGSEELFLVDPLAPSTSRQNSQSTSVAFPYLNESIRRSQAARELLNIIDSEGLGMAVDNDDDVASDHEDHQTERDLSLVGQAPSLAESENQEAPADQPEGRLQGEESDPELDLLAETESDSDDNHSNQDAASAQRSVQTGATAGSDSGGLLLFPEDESGESSQQEEEESEAGTDEPDNEEYVTEEQLERRRSRYSTAAGGSGQRSNLAPQNMQWAIRSRESGRSTGVRLANGSNLVFIDPTSLRRSTTGSATVAASSEPITMATTASCLARAFGIVVRQIADLLSTVSNNSSTGIPSSSYMGVSQDDICNVQIYLEFRLKSTWDWLLTVMDATEAQLKFGASLTNSLENGGVSVTTNSSTSSSSASGIGTQLHPTSAGSGGGHRRVPVRSLLASLADLVGSSSGVVRSSRAHALAGAAGGSVGSRIVGFTTNVENSRTRPDRDGDGHAARREFLSYCLSLMRAHNSEHLDSLPILDVSALKHVAYVFDALIYYMRSGMLDNRDEDIRSQNNMLPLPPCYDQDENENEEADEDIAVNMDTDSLDDQEVSNLASNISSNLNSSSQHGFSGKGRKHSFFQRSESTLCLGCPPPDPFETPMSEALPLADQPHLLQPNARREDLFGIPKQPITLSSTGNSDNPLEQLPTKLSLSTRTTEYAMRQPAHANHPISNALNVMGPNPLTYPKNYNPDAEVTREVQIQTEPSLASTSREPQPGPSSGSLSPHKDQKKRTMQPFESLLAAIGNKASEEAINEKPQDLSARNIPVSSIPLPPDVPQSSRPQIIVSPRKSEIPMDCNSQDSLVESTDRIATDVNLSLPGSSRSPGKSVIVRAGSSMVNTQSQKSNDSDIMMDVQQPETLENQEISANVTVVTTSVSQEPSKSPTIGQVVSHDLLLGRWRLSLDLFGRVFMEDVGLEPGSIVSELGGFPVKEAKFRRDMEKLRNNQQRDLTLSKIERDRTQLLMQTFKELNTQYSSYNRRNSSSPPLAVNKVKVTFKDEPGEGSGVARSFYTAIAEAILSNEKLPSLEAVQVVDSKYSQYNVLQRGSLPRLRQRDREILRRSLPSRGSGRNRDHHRRTMSVDARPFVPAENMHHNADAPSMPDLSAGPGSGGVNSLPNEHLTTHQQQLGDRLYPKVYNLHPTFAGRITGMLLELSPAQLLLLLASEESLRSKVEEAVEMILAHSQSHADMGSDSLLEEGASEEEDIAPLFYCPGKRGFYAPRQGKATFERLNAFRNVGRLLGLCLLQNELCPIFLTRHVLKSILGRPIKFHDLAFFDPVVYESLRQLVVDAETKDGYSLFSALDLNFTIDLGPEEGGGTMEIVPNGKEIEVTASNVYDYVRKYAKYRMIKVQEKAIESIRTGVFDVLPEGSLDGLTAEDLRLLLNGVGDINVQVLISYTSFNDESGESGERLVKFKRWLWSIVEKMTHLERQDLVYFWTGSPALPASEDGFQPMPSVTIRPADDAHLPTANTCISRLYIPLYSSRTVLRQKLLLAIKIKNFGFV; encoded by the exons ATGAGTTCTTTACAATATGTAGTGCATCCGTTACCTGGTACCGAAGAACAGTTCATTGATAG GCTCAAGGAAGTTGCAGATAGAATTAATCGCCTAGGGCATACTCTTCATCCAGTTTTGTCAAGTCTTCGTGTTGGTATTAAGAAGATTTGTCTCAGTTCCACTTCAATTGCTTTGTTGTTAGATGACGGTAGAATATGCCGGATTTCTTACAATATTCTCTCTGACAGATTAGACTTGAGcaaaaatgattcaaaaag ATCTTGGTTGTTGCGCAGTTCAGGGGGGGCTGGAGGAGCTTCGGGCGGAGGTTCTGGTTCAAGTGGCGGAACAGGTGGAAAACCCACCAATGGAGGACGAGGTTGCCGAACTAGGGCTAATACCAGACTCATTCCTGGACAAAGAGCTAGTAGGGGAGGTACTAATGGAA GTAGTCGAGGTGCGCCTGTCATAATAGGAACTTCTGCATCAGGCAGTGCAAGGCCTATGGTGACAGTCCCAGCTCCTTATGTTCCTGAAGAACTTGTATCCCAAGCTCAAGTTGTACTACAGGGGAAAAGcaggaatttaataattagagAATTGCAA AGGACCAATTTAGACGTAAATCTCGCAGTAAACAATCTTTTATCGCGCGACGACGAAGAAGGCGAGGAAGGTGACGACGCAGCTGACTCTTACGTCCCGGAAGATCTAATTTCATTACTCGATGGGGGATTTCATTCCGATCATTCAGTCATCATCGATGCCGATGCTATGTTTTCTGAAGACATGTTTGGATATGCTGGAATTAGGAA tCGCAGCGGTGGAGGTCGCACTGGGAGACTCTCAGATAGAGATGCAACTTCAGGTGGAGGTAGTGGTGCGGATAGAGATAGAGAAAACTTTTCCAGATGGCGCGACAGGCAATATTTCGGTCCGAGAAAGTGGTTGGAAACTGCATTGAGAGACAATCCTTATGAAAAGGATGCag ATCACAAGAAAAAAGACAGTGCATGTCCCCTTTGGATATCAGATGATTTGGAGTTTTGGCCAGAGCCGGCTCCCAAATTCTCTCAAATTGCTACTTTATACAGTGAACTTATAGCTCTATCTAGCAATGGACAACTTTATCAATGGAAGTGGAATGAGCATGAGCCTTACAAACATCCAGAG AACCCTAATATTCATCACCCAAAGACTATAGCCCTGAATTTGGTAAATGAAAAAGTGGTTCATCTCTCGGGTTGTTCCACCCGTTGTTCAGTTGCCACTGAAAGCGGCAAAGTAGCAACATGGCTAGACGAGTTGCTGGCCCCTGCTTCAAATAAATTGGAGCATGCCGCACAAGCGTACACAGAGTTCTTGAGTGATCGAATATCTGCCTTGTTTACTTGTCCCTTGTACACTGTTGCCAAGTTGGAAAGCGGAGCTTTATATTGGTG GGGAGTTTTGCCGTTCGCACAGCGCAAGCGTTTGTGGGAAAAATACAGGGCGAAATGTCGAAAGCAGCGTCCTTCATCAAACCAATCGGAGATCGTTGCCGGTTCTCAGGTGTGCATGAAAAATAGTCCGATGTATCAGCCAGGCGCCGTTG GTTTTACAGTATCTGCTGGAGTTCCCAAAATCGGTCAATTACAAAATGCAGCCTGGACATTAAGTGATACTtgcacttttaaaataatgaatgtgCAAGTACAAGCTTCCGGCGAAAAACCCAAGGAAGAGGCAAGGCCAGGGTCAAGTGGTTCTAGCTTAt ATGTTTTTAAGAAAGGTTCGTCCAACAAACGGTCTGAGGATACCCTTACTGAAT CTTCGGGTTCAAACTCAAAATCCTCTAATTCCAAAGAAAATACAGACAGACTGGATATGCCTCCGCCTCCATCTCCCGCATCCAGTACCTGTAGCGACACTGGAAGCACAAGTA AGCGTCAAAAGAAGTTGGTGGTAACGGTTTCCGATATAAATCTGGACACTCGCAAAGACGAAGAAGAGTGGCATTTGCGTGATGTGATTTTCGTCGAAGATATGCGTAATATACCCACGGGACGCGTGCTCAAAGTAGATGGAGCATATGCTGCGGTTCGTTTTCCATCTACACATTCTCGTGAAAAGGAAGGTGTAAAGGATTTGGATGATATCTTTCAGGATTGTCGTTTAATGAGAAAAGATGATCTTCAG GTAATAAAGTCGAGTTCCACCTCGAGAGTGCCGGACTGCTTTCAGAAAACACCTCGGAGGATTCAGATGTCTGAAAACATCGGACAAATTTTAACTATTGCAGTTGACGGGTTGGGGATTCATTCAGTTGTGCGTAATGGCACGAAGCTCACCTATTGCATTTTCAACATCAGCACTGGTCGTGTGGAGCAAGAAAATCCCTTGCCTAGCGATACAACAGCCTTTATGGGTCTTTGTCCTCCATTGATAAATCTTACTTGCGCCGGAGAG AGCAATCAGACAGTCCTGATACTGCGAGATGGGAACAACACTATTTATCCTCTAGCCAAGGACTGCGCTGATGCAATACGCGACCCTCAATTTCTTGATTTGCCTCCAGTTAAATGTGTAGCTGCTAGTACTGTAGCCGTTCCGAGTACAAGCCTTAACATGAAAAATCAAGTTGCTTTAGTGGTTTTTGCTTTGGAGCAGCAGGTGTTAATGCCCAAGATCCTAAGGTGTGATATTGAAGGTGTCAGACAG GTTTTAGGGCAATTGGATCAAGATCTTAAATTAAATACTGTTACAAGACCGTCGATTTTGACTGAGAGATGCGACGGGAACAGGAATATATTTCATGCTGTTTTGAATATGTGTACTCCCCCATCAAATAAAGATAGTGATACTATACAGGAAGATCCGATTAGGTATATTCAGGTTCAGGAGGATCAAATTCCCACCCAGAGCTGGCCGCCAGAGACTTTTGACGTAGCATCTg GCGATGAGGACAGTATAATGAGCCTTGGCAGCAGTGCAGCCAACAAAGGCAGTAGTCACAATCACAGCTTATCCAACACCATTGTGCATCCTTCAGAACGTCGCTCGAATGCAATGCAGATTCTCCACTTTCTTCTCTATGAATCCAGTACTATTGAAAGTCATTTAATAGAGTTACTGTGCGCCAAAGACGCGCAAGGTCAAACCCCGTTCATGCTCGCAGTTTCCTCACGAAGCTATCCGGCTGcccttgaaatttttgaaagaataATGAAGCTCGGAACTGCCCAAGAACGTGAAGAAATGATTTTCCCCAAGGGATCTAACGCAGACCATTCACCTCTTCATGTATTGTGCTGCAACGATACTTGCAGCTTTACTTGGACCGGTGCTGAACACATTAATCAAGACATATTTGAATGCAGAACTTGCGGGTTGACGGGAACTTTGTGCTGTTGCACGGAATGCGCCAGGGTTTGCCATAAAGGTCACGATTGCAAATTGAAGAGAACCTCACCTACGGCTTATTGTGACTGCTGGGAGAAGTGTAAATGTAAAGCCCTTATTATGGGCAATCAGTCTGTGAGATACGAATTGTTAAGCAGGCTGGTTAAGGACACAAATTTAGTGTGCCTGCCCAATTCTAGGGGTGAAAGTATTTTGCTGTTCCTAGTGCAGACTGTGGGCAGACAAAACCAGGAACAGAGACAGTTTAGTAAGTCTAGGCCGCGCACTAGTTCGCGGAATAAGACTCCGTCTTCGGATATTGAGTCTGATATGCCCGAACATGACTTGGAACCGCCGCGATTTAGTCGAAGGGCGCTGGAATGCTTGCTCTCCGATTGGAAGGCAGTCAAGAGTATGATTATGTCTGGAATGAGAGAGCCTGGTGATTTACAG CTTAATGATCAGCCCTATGTGTCTGGCCAATCCGGAACAACGTTATTGGATAAATTTACTCACTGCTTTCTAGTCAAGTGCCAAATGTCGACTGATGTACTGGcagaaactttaataaaagaaatgaaaaatcctGATAAAAAGCTTAGTGATTTGGCCAG ATTTGTGGCCAGAAGATTCGTCCGGTCAGTGGTGCGCATTTTCGTAATATTTAGCATAGAAATGGCCCCAACTTCTTCAAAAAGGCGTGTTTTAAACAATCAAAATCAGCCGTTAATACGGTGCAAGAGGCTGTTTCAATCGTTGAGCAAATTAGCTATTGAAGAATTGTGTGAAACGGCAGATTCACTGATAGCTCCGGTGAGATTGGGCGTCGCAAGACCTACTGCTCCCTTTTCGTTAGCAACCTCACCAAATGATGTTCTAAAT GGATCAGAAGAGTTGTTCTTAGTCGATCCTCTGGCACCCAGCACATCCAGACAAAACAGTCAAAGCACATCAGTAGCCTTCCCTTATTTAAATGAATCTATAAGAAGGTCTCAGGCCGCTAGGGAATTGTTGAATATCATCGATTCAGAAg GCCTTGGCATGGCAGTTGATAATGATGATGACGTCGCATCGGACCATGAAGATCATCAGACAGAGCGGGACTTGAGTTTGGTGGGCCAGGCTCCATCTTTGGCGGAAAGCGAGAATCAGGAAGCTCCTGCTGACCAACCAGAAGGACGGTTGCAG GGCGAGGAGTCAGACCCAGAATTGGACCTTTTGGCTGAAACTGAAAGCGACAGCGACGATAATCATAGCAATCAGGACGCGGCTAGTGCACAAAGGTCCGTCCAGACTGGTGCTACAGCAGGCAGTGATTCAG GAGGTCTGCTGTTATTCCCTGAAGATGAAAGCGGCGAATCAAGTCAACAGGAAGAAGAGGAAAGTGAGGCTGGTACCGACGAACCTGATAATGAGGAATATGTGACGGAAGAACAATTGGAGAGGCGTAG AAGCCGTTACAGCACTGCCGCCGGCGGCTCAGGTCAACGTTCGAATCTCGCACCGCAGAACATGCAGTGGGCGATCAGGTCTAGGGAATCAGGACGGTCAACTGGAGTCCGTTTAGCGAACGGCTCAAATCTGGTGTTTATAGATCCCACTTCTTTGAGAAGATCAACTACGGGAAGTGCTACGGTTGCTGCTAGTTCGGAACCCATTACCATGGCCACAACTGCCAGTTGTTTGGCGAGAGCGTTTG GAATCGTGGTGCGACAAATTGCAGATCTCCTTTCCACTGTTTCTAATAATTCAAGTACAGGAATTCCCTCATCCTCCTATATGGGAGTATCTCAAGACGATATCTGCAACGTGCAG ATCTACCTAGAATTCCGTTTAAAATCCACATGGGATTGGCTGCTAACCGTAATGGACGCTACCGAAGCCCAACTGAAATTCGGTGCATCTTTAACCAACTCTTTGGAGAATGGAGGCGTGAGTGTTACCACAAATAGTAGCACTTCATCGTCGAGCGCCTCAGGAATCGGCACTCAGCTACACCCGACGTCAGCAGGCTCAGGAGGTGGGCATCGTCGAGTGCCTGTTCGCTCCCTTTTAGCCTCACTTGCTGATTTAG TAGGTTCCAGTTCGGGGGTGGTGAGATCAAGTAGGGCTCATGCCTTAGCGGGTGCTGCAGGTGGATCCGTGGGTAGTCGTATTGTTGGATTTACTACGAATGTGGAAAATAGCCGGACTCGGCCAGATAGGGATG GTGACGGTCACGCCGCAAGGAGGGAGTTTTTGTCATATTGCTTGTCTTTAATGCGTGCCCACAACAGTGAACATCTGGATTCGTTGCCAATATTGGACGTATCGGCCCTTAAGCATGTGGCTTACGTGTTTGACGCTTTAATCTATTACATGCGTTCTGGAATGCTAGATAATAG GGACGAAGATATAAGAAGCCAGAACAATATGTTGCCATTGCCGCCATGTTATGATCAGGACGAAAACGAGAATGAAGAAGCGGATGAAGATATTGCCGTGAACATGGATACAGACTCACTTGATGATCAGGAAGTATCGAACTTGGCCAGTAACATATCCAGCAACCTGAACAGCTCATCCCAACATGGGTTTAGCGGGAAGGGACGGAAGCATAGTTTTTTCCAG AGATCAGAATCAACATTGTGTTTGGGTTGTCCTCCTCCCGATCCTTTCGAAACTCCAATGTCTGAAGCCCTGCCATTGGCAGATCAACCCCATCTTCTGCAGCCGAATGCTCGTCGTGAGGATCTATTTGGCATTCCCAAACAACCTATAACTTTAAGTTCCACAG GGAACTCTGATAATCCACTGGAGCAATTACCAACAAAACTAAGTTTATCAACTAGAACTACAGAATACGCAATGCGGCAGCCGGCTCACGCCAACCATCCTATTTCAAATGCCCTTAACGTCATGGGTCCTAATCCTTTAACGTACCCCAAAAACTACAACCCAGATGCTGAAGTAACTAGAGAAGTGCAg ATTCAAACGGAGCCAAGCCTGGCAAGCACTTCAAGAGAGCCCCAACCGGGGCCTAGTAGCGGAAGTTTGTCCCCGCACAAAGACCAAAAGAAGAGGACCATGCAGCCCTTTGAAAGCCTGCTGGCAGCTATCGGTAATAAAGCTAGTG aGGAGGCCATTAACGAAAAGCCACAAGACCTGTCGGCGAGAAATATTCCAGTGTCATCGATCCCATTGCCTCCTGACGTGCCTCAAAGTTCCAGACCTCAAATAATAGTTTCACCGAGAAAATCTGAAATTCCAATGGACTGCAATAGTCAAGATTCG TTGGTTGAAAGCACAGATCGTATCGCAACCGATGTCAATTTATCCCTTCCAGGATCGTCGAGAAGTCCTGGTAAAAGTGTAATTGTTCGAGCTGGATCATCAATG GTGAACACCCAGAGTCAGAAATCGAACGATTCCGATATTATGATGGACGTGCAGCAGCCGGAAACGTTGGAAAATCAAGAGATTTCTGCCAATGTTACAGTGGTGACAACCTCTGTGAGTCAGGAACCTTCCAAATCACCGACAATTGGGCAGGTTGTGTCTCATGATTTGCTGTTAG GGCGTTGGAGATTATCCTTGGATCTGTTCGGCCGCGTATTCATGGAAGACGTTGGTTTAGAACCAGGTTCAATCGTGTCCGAATTAGGCGGATTTCCCGTCAAAGAAGCCAAATTCAGGCGGGACATGGAAAAATTGAGGAACAACCAACAGAGAGATTTGACATTGTCAAAAATCGAGCGTGATCGTACTCAACTTTTAATGCAAACTTTCAAGGAACTTAATACGCAGTACAGTAGTTACAATCGAAGAAATTCTTCTTCTCCCCCTTTAGCAGTCAATAA AGTTAAAGTTACATTTAAAGACGAGCCAGGTGAGGGTAGCGGCGTAGCCCGAAGTTTCTATACTGCAATAGCTGAGGCTATCTTGTCCAATGAAAAATTACCCAGCTTGGAAGCAGTTCAAGTGGTGGATAGCAAGTACAGTCAGTACAATGTTCTTCAGAG gggTTCACTACCGAGACTGCGGCAACGGGACAGGGAGATCCTCCGACGGTCGTTGCCTTCTAGAGGTTCCGGTAGGAACCGTGACCATCACAGACGCACAATGAGTGTTGATGCGAGGCCATTTGTCCCCGCCGAGAATATGCATCACAACGCGGATGCTCCGTCTATGCCAGACCTGTCTGCTGGTCCAGGTTCGGGAGGAGTCAATTCTCTCCCCAACGAACATTTAACAACGCACCAGCAGCAGCTCGGAGACAGATTGTACCCGAAGGTTTATAATTTGCATCCGACTTTTGCCGGTAGGATAACCG GGATGTTGTTAGAGTTGTCTCCAGCACAGTTACTTCTGCTTTTGGCTTCGGAAGAATCTTTGCGATCAAAAGTAGAGGAAGCGGTGGAAATGATACTCGCACATTCTCAGTCTCATGCCGATATGGGTTCGGATTCTCTATTAG AAGAGGGTGCTTCGGAAGAAGAAGATATTGCGCCTCTATTTTATTGTCCAGGAAAGAGGGGATTCTACGCACCCAGACAAGGCAAGGCTACCTTTGAAAGGTTGAATGCCTTTAGGAACGTGGGAAG GTTGTTGGGTTTGTGTTTGTTGCAAAACGAACTTTGCCCGATATTTCTAACACGCCACGTACTGAAGTCCATTCTGGGGCGACCCATAAAATTCCACGATTTAGCCTTTTTTGATCCTGTAGTTTACGAATCTCTCAGGCAATTGGTAGTAGATGCCGAGACTAAGGATGGCTATAGTTTGTTTTCGGCTTTGGATTTGAATTTCAC AATTGATTTAGGACCAGAAGAAGGTGGCGGTACCATGGAAATTGTACCTAACGGAAAAGAAATTGAAGTAACGGCAAGCAATGTGTACGATTATGTTCGGAAGTACGCCAAATACAGAATGATTAAAGTTCAGGAAAAAGCAATAGAA AGCATTCGTACTGGAGTATTCGACGTCCTCCCTGAAGGGTCTCTCGACGGATTAACTGCAGAAGACTTAAGACTACTCTTGAATGGGGTGGGTGATATTAACGTGCAGGTGCTGATTTCTTACACATCCTTCAACGACGAATCTGGAGAGAGTGGCGAAAGACTTGTCAAATTCAAGAGATGGCTGTGGTCTATCGTAGAGAAAATGACGCACTTAGAAAGACAAGATTTG gtttatttttGGACTGGATCCCCAGCTTTACCGGCTAGCGAAGATGGCTTCCAGCCGATGCCCTCAGTGACTATTAGGCCCGCCGATGACGCTCATCTTCCCACCGCCAATACGTGCATTTCACGTCTTTACATACCGCTTTACAGCAGCCGGACAGTTCTAAGACAAAAGCTGTTGCTGGcaatcaaaataaagaatttcgGCTTTGTTTGA